The DNA region TGCCAGCGCGTCGGGCAGTTCACAGCAATTGCTGAAAGCGCGTCGCTGGGAGAGCGCCTGCCAGAAACTGCCGCAGGCCAATCTTTTGCTGGTTTCGGTGGCCGGAGAATATGCAGCCTCCGTCGCCAAAGAAGGGCTGTTGGCCGGTAAGAATGTGATGATGTTCTCCGATAACGTGCCGCTGGCGCAGGAAGTGGAACTGAAAACGCTGGCGCGTGAGAAGGGGCTTATCGTGATGGGGCCGGACTGCGGCACGGCGATGATTGCCGGTAGCCCGCTGGCGTTCGCTAATGTTTTACCGGATGGCGGGATCGGCGTGGTTGGCGCGTCTGGTACCGGTATTCAGGAGATCACTTCGCAGATTGCACTGCACCAACAGGGGATCAGCCATGCGATTGGTCTGGGAGGCCGCGATCTGAGTGCCGATGTGGGGGGGATCAGCGCCCTGACGGCGCTGGAGATGCTGGCTGCCGATGATGCCACGCAGGTGATTGCGTTCGTCTCTAAGCCGCCGTCGCCGCAGGTGAGAACCCGAATTATTGACGCGATGCAGAAGGTTGGCAAACCGGTGGTTGCGCTCTTTCTGGGGAGTAAGCCGGAGCAGCGACGTGAGGGGAATGTCTGGCTGGCAAATTCGTTGTCGGATGCCGCGCAACTGGCGGTGCTGTTGATGCGCGTGGCGCAGCAGCGTGTGATTCAACCTGAAGTCGCAGGCAAAGGTATTTACGGTCTGTATGCCGGCGGCACCCTCGCGGCAGAAGCGGCGATGCTGCTCTCAGCCGGGCTTGGGGTTCCGGTGAGCGAAAGCCACGATGCTGGCGTCATGCTGGATGCGCAGGGTCATCGCATTGTCGATCTGGGGGATGACAGTTACACGCTGGGCCGGCCGCATCCGATGATCGACCCAACCACCCGCAGCATTGAAATCGAAAAACTGGCCGCGATGCCGGACGTCGGCGTGCTGTTGCTGGATGTGGTGCTGGGCTATGGCGCCTGCGCCGACCCGGCTGGCGCGGTTGTCGAGGCGGTTGAAAAGGTTCGCGCGCAGCGCGCAGCGCCGCTGGTGACCATCGCCACCATGACCGGAACCGATGCCGACCCACAGGGGCGCAGTGGACAAATTGACATCCTGCGCGAAGCGGGTATCGCCGTGGTGGAAACCCTCGAAGAGGCCGTACTGCTGGCTATCAGCCTGACGCGCCATCAGGATGCCACCCCTTCAGTCGAGCATAACGCTTTGCTGGATGGCATACAGGTTATCAATGCCGGGCTGCGCAGCTTCGCGCTGGATCTGCAAAGCAGCGGCACGCCGGTTGTGCATTATCAGTGGGCGCCGATTGCCGGTGGCAATGCGCGTCTCGCCAGTTTACTTAAGCAGTTACATTAATTCAGAGGTACCGATATGTATTCATCAATTGCACAGGCCAACGATGCCATTATTGAACGAATTAAAGCCGCGCGACCACACTGGGTTGCTGTCCGCCCTGCGAAAGAGGCGGTGGCGGAATTGTCCTCAGGACGTAAGTTGCTGCATGCTGGCCCGCCGATTGGTTGGGAAGAGATGACGGGGCCAATGCGCGGCGCGTGTATCGGCGCATCGCTGTTCGAAGGCTGGGCCGCCAGTGAAGAAGAGGCAGTAGGGTTGTTGAGCCGGGGTGAGGTCGAATTTATTCCCTGTCATCACGTAGGCGCAGTCGGCCCGATGGGGGGCATCACGTCCGCCAACATGCCGGTGCTGATTGTCCGTGATGTGATACATGGCAATCAGTCCTGCTGCAATCTGAACGAAGGTATTGGTAAGGTCATGCGTTTCGGCGCTTATGGCGAGGACGTGCAAACGCGTCTGCGCTGGATGCGCGATACCTTAGCGCCTGTGTTGCAGGATGCGCTGAGCAACATGGAAAACGGAATAGATCTCACGGCGCTGATGGCGCAGGCGATCACGATGGGTGATGAGTTCCATCAGCGTAACATCGCGGCCTCTTCGCTGTTGCTGCGTACGTTATCTCCTGTGATTGCGGGTCTGGATCGCCCGAAAGCCGAAATCACTGAGGTGCTGCAATTCCTGAGCGTGACCGATCAATTCTTCCTTAACCTGGCGATGGCCTACAGTAAAGCAGTCATGGATGCGGCGGCTGAGATAAAAGCAGGCTCAGTCGTGACGGCGATGACGCGTAATGGTCGAGAATTTGGTATCCGCGTTAGCGGCACGGGCGATCGTTGGTTTACCGCGCCAGTGAATACGCCGCAGGGGTTGTTTTTTACTGGCTACAGCCAGGCTGATGCCAACCCGGATATCGGCGATAGCGCCATCACGGAAACGCTGGGTATCGGCGGCGCGGCAATGATCGCCGCACCGGGGGTGACGCGTTTTGTCGGTACAGGCGGCATGGGCGCAGCACTGGAAACGTCGGAAGAGATGGCAGAGATCTATCTTGCCAGCAACCCTCTGTTCCAGATCCCCTCATGGGATTTCAAAGGCGCATGCCTGGGACTGGATATCCGTCGTGTTGTCGAAACGGGGATCACGCCGCTGATCAACACCGGTATCGCGCATCGTGACGCGGGGATCGGTCAGGTTGGTGCGGGAACCGTGCGTGCACCGCTGCTCTGTTTTGAAAAAGCGCTGGAAGCACTGGCGCAGGAGCATCACATCACGGCTTAAGCCTCAAGGGGGGCGGCAATGCCGCCCCGGAGCGCATCAATGAACACCTTTAATGCTTTGGCCTGTACCGGGCTTAATCGACTGCCAGACGGTGAATGGACGCTACACAGTCGTTTTTCACAGGCGATCAATTTTATCCACGCCAGCGGCGAGTTACTGACGCTATATCGCTACGGTAAAGGGATGGGGCCGACGGGCGTGTTGCTGGGTCGTGCGCCGTTTTCTTATTTAGCTACGGTTGCGCAATTGTATAAGTCGGGGAGTCAACTGAGCGGGCAGGGGATAACGCTTCGTGCTCGTCGCCAGCTCAGATTGCAACTCAATCCTGCTGATAGCGCCCCTGTCGGGCTCTCCCGTTGTAGGCAACAAAGTGGCCTGTGTGGGGCCTTGAATCAACCCCTTAATAGCATGCCATTTTATTCAGAAATCATGGAGGCACTTGCGTGCTGGCATCACGGAGGGGAACCGGACTGGCGCTGGCTTATCGGACGTGGCCCCGGACTCACGCCCAGCGGTGATGATATGCTGACAGGGATGCTGGCGGTTTTTATTGCGGCAGAGAAACCCATTCACCTTTTTTTACCCTCGATTGATCAACTGGCATTGCTGACAACGTCGGTAAGCTGTAGCTATCTTAATAGCGCCAGGCTGGGCGAATTTTCGACCCCCGTGCTGGGCGTTATGCGCAGTTTACAAACCGGACGTCATACAGACCGTGCGCTTGGCCGTCTGCTTGCGGTAGGACATACTTCCGGCACCGACACGGTATTGGGTATCGCGTTGGCGCAACACTGGTTACAGATGGCTGACTCAAGGGGAATGCATGCTCGATCAGGAAACAATACGTACCTTTATTTGGGTGGCTGAAACGGAGAGTTTTTCCCGTGCGGCCAACTCGTTACATAAAACGCCCGCGGCGATAAGTTACCGGATTAAAACGCTGGAAGAACAGGTGGGGACGCAGCTTTTTTTACGCACCACGCGTTCTGTCAGCCTGACGCTGGCCGGGCAGCATCTGCTCGAACATTGCCGACAATGGCTCAACTGGCTGGACGCCATGCCGGATGAGTTGCAGCAGATAAATGCGGGTGTGGAACGCCAGGTCAATATCGTGGTTAACAATTTACTGTATCAGCCGCAGACGACGGCCGATCTCCTGACGTGGTTACATCAGCAATTTCCCTTCACCCGCTTTCAGATTTCCCGCCAGGTCTATATGGGAGTGTGGGACTCTTTGCTGTATGACGACTATCAACTGGCGATTGGCGTAACCGGCTCGGAATCATTGTCGAACAACATTTCGCTGCTGCCGCTCGGGGACATTAGCTGGCAGTTTGTGGTGGCGCAGAATCATCCGTTGGCCAGCCACCCGGCAACGGTGTTATCGGACGACATGCTGCGTCGCTACCCCGCCATCAATATTGAAGATACTTCGCGCACGCTCACCCGTCGCGTGGCCTGGCTGCTGAGCGGACAAAAGGAAATTAAGGTTCCGGATCTAAGTACCAAGCTGGCTTGTCACTTAAGCGGCCTGGGCGTTGGCTTCTTACCCGAGCGTCTCTGTCGCCCTTATGTGGAGTCCGGTGCGCTGGTCGCTCGTTCGGTTGCCAACCCTCGGCAACCGTCGCCGTTATCTATCGCATGGAAGAATGCCGGAAGCGGAAAAGTGGTCAGCGAAATTGCCGAAATCTTTAAGCAAAAGCATTCGCTGGTGAGCGGGTTTTTACGAATGGTTGATAGTCCCGTAGAACAGAAAAAATAGCGCCGTCCAGAACTGGAACGTAACGAAAATGGCTTATTCACCCATTATTGTTTACCTTTAACAGGGTGTTTTCGTGAGATTGATCTCATTTGCTCTGATTTGTTATGACCAAGGAACATGTAATGGAAGATTTGAATGTTGTCGACAGCATCAACGGTGCGGGGACCTGGCTGGTCCGCAACCAGGAATTGCTGTTGAGCTATGCCGTCAACATCGTGGCGGCCGTTGCCATTGTTATTGTCGGGATGATTGTGGCGCGTCTGGTATCGAACACGGTTAACCGTCTGATGGTGGCGCGTCATATTGATGCCACTGTGGCCGACTTCCTCTCCGCGCTGGTGCGCTACGGGATTGTGGCTTTCACACTGATAGCCGCGCTGGGGCGCGTGGGCGTGCAGACGGCGTCTGTCATCGCTGTTCTCGGTGCGGCCGGTTTAGCCGTCGGTCTGGCGTTGCAGGGGTCACTCTCTAACCTTGCTGCAGGCGTGTTGCTGGTGATGTTTCGTCCGTTCCGTGCCGGTGAATATGTTGATTTGGGCGGTGTCGCCGGGACGGTGCTGAATGTGCAGATTTTCTCCACCACCATGCGTACCGTGGACGGTAAAATTGTCGTGATCCCGAACGGCAAAATCATTGCCGGCAATATCATTAACTTTTCCCGCGAGCCGGTACGCCGTAATGAATTCACTGTCAGCGTCGCCTACGACGCTGACATCGATAAGGTGAAACAGATCCTCACCGGGATCATCGAGTCAGATGACCGTATTCTCAAAGATCGCGAAATGACGGTGCGTCTGAATGAACTGGGCGCGTCATCGCTTAATTTCGTGGTGCGCGTCTGGAGCAACAGCGGCGATCTGCAAAATGTGTACTGGGACGTGCTGGAACGGATTAAGCGTGAGTTTGATGCCGCGGGTATTCGCTTCCCGTATCCGCAAATGGACGTCAATTTCAAGCGCGTGAAAGCAGGCGCAGCAGAGTAATGCCAGGCCGGATGAGCATCACGCCATCCGGCAAAATCCCCTCTACATTAATTTCCCTTATCTGCGATTAATATTATCCATTTCCGCTAATGATTATCCCGCGCTATAGTCTGCGCTATAGAGACAACGCTCAGGATAATTACCGTGATATCGTATTATTTTCAAGGTCTTGCACTCGGCGCGGCCATGATACTTCCGCTCGGCCCTCAAAACGCGTTTGTGATGAATCAGGGGATACGCCGCCAGTATCACATCATGATTGCGCTGCTGTGCGCCGTCAGCGATCTGTTGCTGATTTGCGCCGGAATTTTTGGCGGCAGCGCATTACTGATGCAATCGCCCTGGTTATTGGCGCTGGTCACCTGGGGTGGAGTAGCCTTTTTGCTGTGGTACGGCTTTGGCGCGTTGAAGACGGCGATGAGCAGCAATCTGGAACTGGCCAGCGCGGAAGTGATGAAACAAGGGCGCTGGAAGATTATCGCCACGATGCTGGCGGTGACATGGCTGAATCCACACGTTTATCTGGATACGTTCGTGGTGCTGGGTAGCCTGGGCGGACAACTGGACGTGGAGCCGAAACGCTGGTTCGCGCTCGGCACCGTCAGCGCGTCCTTCCTGTGGTTCTTCGGTCTGGCGCTTCTGGCAGCTTGGCTCGCGCCGCGACTGCGTACCGCAAAAGCGCAGCGGATCATCAATACGCTGGTTGGCCTAGTGATGTGGTTTATCGCTTTTCAACTGGCAAAAGAAGGCGTTGCGCATGTTCACGCCTTGCTCAACTAAGCGTTGTCTGATGGACAACGTATCATTTCGCGCTAAGCTTGCCTGCATGCGCCCTGAAATTTGGGGCAACTCACGTAACATGGAGGAGCAACAGTGAAGTTCAAAGTGATGGCCCTGGCGGCATTAGTGGGATTCAGTGCAATGTCGGTGCAGGCAGGCGAATTGCCTGATGGACCGCACATTGTGACCTCCGGAACGGCAAGCGTGGACGCTGTGCCTGATATTGCCACGCTGGCCATTGAGGTTAACGTGGCAGCGAAGGACGCAGCGACCGCGAAGAAACAGGCCGACGAGCGCGTTGCGCAATATCTTTCCTTCCTTGAGCAAAATCAGGTCGCGAAGAAAGACATCAGCTCTGCCAACCTGCGTACCCAACCGGATTACGACTATCAGAATGGGAAAAGCATTCTGAAAGGGTATCGGGCGGTGCGCACTGTCGAAGTGACGCTGCGTCAGTTAGATAAACTCAATCCGCTGCTGGATGGCGCGTTGAAGGCGGGGCTGAACGAAATTCGTTCCGTGTCGTTAGGCGTGGCGCAACCGGATGCTTACAAAGACAAAGCGCGTAAAGCGGCGATTGATAATGCGATACATCAGGCGCAGGAACTGGCTGCGGGCTTTAACAGCAAGCTGGGTCCGGTTTACAGCGTGCGCTACCATGTCTCGAACTATCAGCCAAGCCCGATGGTGCGGATGATGAAAGCGGATGCGGCACCGGTATCGGCTCAGGAAACCTACGAGCAGGCGGCGATTCAGTTTGATGATCAGGTCGATGTAGTGTTCCAACTGGAACCTGCGGCAGGCCAGCAACCGGCAACGGCGGCTAAAGCGCAATAATCGAAAATGCCGGATGGCGCTGCGCTTATCCGGCCTACAAATACGCGTCCTGTAGGCCAGCAACCGGCAACGGCTGCTAAAGCGCAATAATTGAAAATGCCGGATGGCGCTGCGCTTATCCAGCCTACAGATACGCGTCCTGTAGGCCGGATAAGGCGTTTTCGCCGCCATCCGGCATGACTCACAATTACTTCGCAATACGTTTGTACTTGATACGCTTCGGCTCCAGCGCGTCTGCGCCCAGCGTACGTTTCTTGTACTCTTCGTATTCGGTGAAGTTACCTTCAAAAAACTCCACTTTGCCTTCATCCTGGTAGTCCAGAATGTGAGTGGCGATACGGTCGAGGAACCAACGGTCGTGCGAGATAACCATCGCGCAACCCGGGAACTCCAACAGGGCGTTTTCCAGCGCACGCAGGGTTTCGATATCCAGGTCGTTGGTCGGTTCATCGAGCAGCAGCATGTTGCCGCCAACCTGTAACAGTTTCGCCAGATGCAGACGACCCCGCTCACCGCCGGACAGTTCGCCCACGCGTTTGCCCTGGTCAACACCCTTGAAGTTAAAGCGGCCAACGTAGGCGCGGCTTGGCATTTCGGTGTTGCCGATCTTCATGATATCCAGCCCGCCGGACACTTCTTCCCACACGGTTTTGCTGTTATCCATGGCATCACGGAACTGATCAACAGAGGCCAGCTTGACGGTTTCACCCAGCGTGATGGTGCCGCTGTCGGGCTGTTCCTGACCGGACATCATGCGGAACAGGGTTGATTTACCCGCGCCGTTCGGACCGATGATACCCACGATCGCGCCTTTCGGTACGGAGAAGCTCAGATCGTCAATCAGTACGCGGTCACCGTAGGATTTACGCAGGTGGCTGACTTCAACGACTTTATCGCCCAGACGCGGTCCAGGTGGAATAAACAGTTCGTTGGTTTCGTTACGCTTCTGGTATTCGGTGCTGTTCAGTTCTTCAAAACGCGCCAGACGGGCTTTGCCCTTAGACTGACGGCCTTTCGCGCCCTGACGAACCCACTCCAGCTCTTTCTCGATAGATTTACGACGCGCCGCTTCCTGAGAAGCTTCCTGCGCCAGACGCTGATCTTTCTGCTCCAGCCAGGAGGAGTAGTTACCTTCCCACGGAATCCCTTCGCCGCGGTCAAGTTCGAGGATCCAGCCCGCGACGTTGTCGAGGAAGTAACGGTCGTGGGTAATCGCCACCACGGTGCCTTCGAAGTCGTGCAGGAAGCGTTCCAGCCAGGCCACGGATTCCGCATCCAGGTGGTTGGTGGGTTCGTCGAGCAGCAGCATGTCTGGTTTTTCTAACAGCAGACGGCACAGTGCGACACGGCGACGTTCCCCCCCGGAAAGGGTCGCGACTTTGGCATCCCAGTCCGGCAGACGCAGGGCGTCGGCAGCGCGCTCAAGTTGCACATTCAGGTTATGACCGTCGTGCGCCTGAATGATCTCTTCAAACTTGCCCTGCTGGGCGGCCAGTTTATCGAAATCGGCATCCGGCTCGGCGTATTTCGCGTAAACCTCATCCAGACCTTTCAGCGCGTTGACCACTTCCGCTACGGCTTCTTCGACAGATTCGCGAACGGTATGTTCAGGATTGAGCTTAGGTTCCTGCGGCAGGTAACCAATTTTGATGCCAGGCTGCGGGCGGGCTTCGCCTTCGATATCGGTATCGATGCCCGCCATGATGCGCAGCAGGGTTGACTTACCGGCACCGTTAAGGCCCAGTACGCCGATTTTTGCGCCAGGGAAGAAGCTCAGCGAGATGTTTTTAAGAATATGACGTTTCGGCGGAACGACTTTGCCGACACGATGCATGGTATAAACGAATTGGGCCACGTTGGACTCGCCTCTGTATTTATCGTGATGAATAAGTATTTTCAAAGGCGAAGTGTAGCCTTTTTCCCCTCTCAATCCCAGCCAGCAGATCTCACTCGCAGTAAAAGTAAAAAAGTGTCCGCGACGTGGCGTAAATGCCAATGACTGGTTAGCATGAAATCATTAGGCGGCATGAGGCTGCAACGACGTATCATATTTAGAGGAAGAGCTTGTGGACAAAGCCCAACGATTTACCTGGCGTCTTATTGTCGCCGGTGTGTGCCTGCTGACCCTAAGCCAGGCTGCGCGAGCCGATTCACTGGATGAACAGCGTAACCGTTACGCACAAATTAAGCAGGCCTGGGATAACCGACAGATGGATGTCGT from Citrobacter amalonaticus Y19 includes:
- a CDS encoding small-conductance mechanosensitive channel MscS yields the protein MEDLNVVDSINGAGTWLVRNQELLLSYAVNIVAAVAIVIVGMIVARLVSNTVNRLMVARHIDATVADFLSALVRYGIVAFTLIAALGRVGVQTASVIAVLGAAGLAVGLALQGSLSNLAAGVLLVMFRPFRAGEYVDLGGVAGTVLNVQIFSTTMRTVDGKIVVIPNGKIIAGNIINFSREPVRRNEFTVSVAYDADIDKVKQILTGIIESDDRILKDREMTVRLNELGASSLNFVVRVWSNSGDLQNVYWDVLERIKREFDAAGIRFPYPQMDVNFKRVKAGAAE
- the ettA gene encoding energy-dependent translational throttle protein EttA, with the translated sequence MAQFVYTMHRVGKVVPPKRHILKNISLSFFPGAKIGVLGLNGAGKSTLLRIMAGIDTDIEGEARPQPGIKIGYLPQEPKLNPEHTVRESVEEAVAEVVNALKGLDEVYAKYAEPDADFDKLAAQQGKFEEIIQAHDGHNLNVQLERAADALRLPDWDAKVATLSGGERRRVALCRLLLEKPDMLLLDEPTNHLDAESVAWLERFLHDFEGTVVAITHDRYFLDNVAGWILELDRGEGIPWEGNYSSWLEQKDQRLAQEASQEAARRKSIEKELEWVRQGAKGRQSKGKARLARFEELNSTEYQKRNETNELFIPPGPRLGDKVVEVSHLRKSYGDRVLIDDLSFSVPKGAIVGIIGPNGAGKSTLFRMMSGQEQPDSGTITLGETVKLASVDQFRDAMDNSKTVWEEVSGGLDIMKIGNTEMPSRAYVGRFNFKGVDQGKRVGELSGGERGRLHLAKLLQVGGNMLLLDEPTNDLDIETLRALENALLEFPGCAMVISHDRWFLDRIATHILDYQDEGKVEFFEGNFTEYEEYKKRTLGADALEPKRIKYKRIAK
- a CDS encoding acyl-CoA synthetase FdrA, which translates into the protein MIYAFIKKGSFQDSVSLMIISRKLSERPEVDQVSVMMGTPANKAMLNSTGFWHDDFAEATPNDICVAVRTHDEQSGILDVIREQLEKELNAIASASGSSQQLLKARRWESACQKLPQANLLLVSVAGEYAASVAKEGLLAGKNVMMFSDNVPLAQEVELKTLAREKGLIVMGPDCGTAMIAGSPLAFANVLPDGGIGVVGASGTGIQEITSQIALHQQGISHAIGLGGRDLSADVGGISALTALEMLAADDATQVIAFVSKPPSPQVRTRIIDAMQKVGKPVVALFLGSKPEQRREGNVWLANSLSDAAQLAVLLMRVAQQRVIQPEVAGKGIYGLYAGGTLAAEAAMLLSAGLGVPVSESHDAGVMLDAQGHRIVDLGDDSYTLGRPHPMIDPTTRSIEIEKLAAMPDVGVLLLDVVLGYGACADPAGAVVEAVEKVRAQRAAPLVTIATMTGTDADPQGRSGQIDILREAGIAVVETLEEAVLLAISLTRHQDATPSVEHNALLDGIQVINAGLRSFALDLQSSGTPVVHYQWAPIAGGNARLASLLKQLH
- the argO gene encoding arginine exporter ArgO; the encoded protein is MISYYFQGLALGAAMILPLGPQNAFVMNQGIRRQYHIMIALLCAVSDLLLICAGIFGGSALLMQSPWLLALVTWGGVAFLLWYGFGALKTAMSSNLELASAEVMKQGRWKIIATMLAVTWLNPHVYLDTFVVLGSLGGQLDVEPKRWFALGTVSASFLWFFGLALLAAWLAPRLRTAKAQRIINTLVGLVMWFIAFQLAKEGVAHVHALLN
- a CDS encoding DUF1116 domain-containing protein, producing MYSSIAQANDAIIERIKAARPHWVAVRPAKEAVAELSSGRKLLHAGPPIGWEEMTGPMRGACIGASLFEGWAASEEEAVGLLSRGEVEFIPCHHVGAVGPMGGITSANMPVLIVRDVIHGNQSCCNLNEGIGKVMRFGAYGEDVQTRLRWMRDTLAPVLQDALSNMENGIDLTALMAQAITMGDEFHQRNIAASSLLLRTLSPVIAGLDRPKAEITEVLQFLSVTDQFFLNLAMAYSKAVMDAAAEIKAGSVVTAMTRNGREFGIRVSGTGDRWFTAPVNTPQGLFFTGYSQADANPDIGDSAITETLGIGGAAMIAAPGVTRFVGTGGMGAALETSEEMAEIYLASNPLFQIPSWDFKGACLGLDIRRVVETGITPLINTGIAHRDAGIGQVGAGTVRAPLLCFEKALEALAQEHHITA
- a CDS encoding oxidative stress defense protein translates to MKFKVMALAALVGFSAMSVQAGELPDGPHIVTSGTASVDAVPDIATLAIEVNVAAKDAATAKKQADERVAQYLSFLEQNQVAKKDISSANLRTQPDYDYQNGKSILKGYRAVRTVEVTLRQLDKLNPLLDGALKAGLNEIRSVSLGVAQPDAYKDKARKAAIDNAIHQAQELAAGFNSKLGPVYSVRYHVSNYQPSPMVRMMKADAAPVSAQETYEQAAIQFDDQVDVVFQLEPAAGQQPATAAKAQ
- a CDS encoding DUF2877 domain-containing protein, with amino-acid sequence MNTFNALACTGLNRLPDGEWTLHSRFSQAINFIHASGELLTLYRYGKGMGPTGVLLGRAPFSYLATVAQLYKSGSQLSGQGITLRARRQLRLQLNPADSAPVGLSRCRQQSGLCGALNQPLNSMPFYSEIMEALACWHHGGEPDWRWLIGRGPGLTPSGDDMLTGMLAVFIAAEKPIHLFLPSIDQLALLTTSVSCSYLNSARLGEFSTPVLGVMRSLQTGRHTDRALGRLLAVGHTSGTDTVLGIALAQHWLQMADSRGMHARSGNNTYLYLGG
- the allS gene encoding HTH-type transcriptional activator AllS, whose amino-acid sequence is MLDQETIRTFIWVAETESFSRAANSLHKTPAAISYRIKTLEEQVGTQLFLRTTRSVSLTLAGQHLLEHCRQWLNWLDAMPDELQQINAGVERQVNIVVNNLLYQPQTTADLLTWLHQQFPFTRFQISRQVYMGVWDSLLYDDYQLAIGVTGSESLSNNISLLPLGDISWQFVVAQNHPLASHPATVLSDDMLRRYPAINIEDTSRTLTRRVAWLLSGQKEIKVPDLSTKLACHLSGLGVGFLPERLCRPYVESGALVARSVANPRQPSPLSIAWKNAGSGKVVSEIAEIFKQKHSLVSGFLRMVDSPVEQKK